Part of the Acidimicrobiales bacterium genome is shown below.
CGACCCCGAGGTCGACGTGGTGGTCGAGGTCATCGGGGGCATCGAGCCGGCCCGCGAGCTGATCCTCTCGGCCCTGGCCGCCGGCAAGCCGGTGGTCACCGCCAACAAGGAGCTGCTGGCCAACCACGGGGCCGAGCTGGCCGCGGCGGCCGACGCGGCCGAGGTGGACCTGCTGTTCGAGGCGTCGGTGGCGGGCGGCATCCCCATCATCCGGCCCCTGCGCGAGTCGCTGGCCGGCGAGGACGTGACCCGGGTGATGGGCATCGTCAACGGCACCACCAACTTCATCCTCACCCGCATGACCGAGGACGGCACCGGCTACGCCGAGGCCCTGGCCGAGGCCCAGAGCCTGGGCTACGCCGAGCGGGACCCCACCGCGGACGTGGAGGGCTACGACGCCGGGGCCAAGGCGGCCATCATCGCCTCCCTGGCCTTCGGGGCCCGGGTGGTGGCGGGCGACGTGTACCACGAGGGCATCTCCGGGGTCAGCGCCGCCGACATCGCCTCGGCATCGCGCCTGGGCCACGTCATCAAGCTCCTGGCCGTGTGCGAGCGGGTGGCCGGCGACGACGGCCCCGAGGTGGCGGTGCGGGTCCACCCGGCCATGCTCCCGGTCCAGCACCCCCTGGCCGGGGTGCGCGACAGCTTCAACGCCGTGTTCGTGGAGGGCGCGGCGGTGGGCGACCTCATGTTCTACGGCCGGGGGGCCGGGGGCGACCCCACGGCCTCGGCGGTGCTGGGCGACCTCATCGACGCCGCCGTCAACCTGCGCAAGGGCACCCACGCCACCCTGGGTAGCACCGAGCGGGCCCGCATCCGCCCCATCGACGAGCAGCGCAGCCCCTTCTACCTGAGCATCGACGTCGAGGACCGGCCCGGCGTGCTGCGGGCCCTGGCCGAGGTGTTCGAGGCCCACCGGGTGTCGATCCGCTCCCTGGAGCAGGAGGGCATCGGCGACGCGGCCCGCATCCTGCTCATCACCCACGTGGCCCGCGAGGCCGACCTCCAGGCCACCGTGGTCGCCCTGCGGGGCCTCGACGTGGTGCGCCGGGTGGGCAGCGTGGTGCGGGTGGTGGGCGACGACGGGGACGACGCGGCCGGCGCCGGCCCGGCGAACGGCGCCTAGCCGGTGCGCTACGTCAGCACCCGGGGCTCGTGCCCGCCGGTGGGCTTCGACGGGGCCCTGGTCGGCGGGCTGGCTCCCGACGGCGGGCTGTACGTGCCCGAGGAGTGGCCGGAGATCGACGTCCACCCGTCGGCCGAGCGCTACACCGACGTGGCCGTCGAGGTCCTGGCCCCCTACGTGGCGCCGGCCATGGGGCGGGACGAGCTGCGCCCCCTGGTCGAGGAGGCCTACGCCACCTTCGGCCACCCCGAGGTGTGCCCGGTGCGGCCCCTGGGCGGCGACCTCCACCTGCTGGAGCTGTTCTGGGGGCCGACGCTGGCCTTCAAGGACGTGGCCCTCCAACTGGTCGGCCGCCTGTTCGACCGGGAGCTGGCCCGGCGCGACGAGCGGGCCACCATCCTGGTGGCCACCTCGGGCGACACCGGCTCGGCGGCCATCGAGGCCTGCCGGGGCCGCGACCGGCTCGACATCGTGGTCCTCCACCCGGCCGGCCGGGTCAGCGAGGTGCAGCGCCGGCAGATGACCACCGTGGACGAGCCCAACGTGCGCAACGTGGCCGTGGACGGGACCTTCGACGACTGCCAGGACCTGGTGAAGGCGGCCTTCGCCGACACGGCCCTGCGCGCCGAGCTGCAGTTGGCAGCCATGAACTCCATCAACTGGGGCCGGGTCATGGCCCAGGTCGTCTACTACGTCACCTCGGCGGCGGCGGTGGCGCCCGAGGGCCCGGTGTCGTTCTCGGTGCCCACCGGCAACTTCGGCAACGTCCTGGCCGGGTGGGTGGCGGCCCAGGGGGGCCTGGACGTGGACCGCTTCGTCATCGGCTCCAACCGCAACGACATCCTGGCCCGGTGGATCGACTCCGGGGTGATGGAGATGGAGGGGGTCGAGCCCTCCCTCAGCCCGTCCATGGACATCCAGGTGTCGAGCAACGTCGAGCGCTACCTGTGGGAGCTCTACGGCCGCAACGGGGCGGTGGTGGCCGAGGCCATGTCGACGCTGCGGGCCACCGGCCGGATCGACGTGGGCGAGGCCCGCATGGCCCGGGTCCGGTCCGCCTTCTCCGGCGTGCGGGTCGACGACGAGGCCACCCTGGCCGAGATCCGCCGGGTCCACGACGAGACCGGTGAGCTGGTCGACCCCCACACCGCGGTGGCCATCGCTGCCGCCCGGGCCGTGCCGTCGCCGGCCGGCACCCCCCGGATCTGCCTGGCCACCGCCCACGCGGCCAAGTTCCCCGACGCCGTGGAAGCCGCCACCGGCATCCGGCCGCTCCTGCCGCCCCACCTGGCCGACCTCCTGGAGCAGGACGAGCGGGTCGACCACCTGGCCAACGACTCGGCCGCCCTGGCCGACTACCTGCGGGCCACCGCTCGCTGACGGGCCTGCCCGGTGGACGCCCCGGGCCGCTCGGTAGGGTCGCCGGGGTGACCGCCGCCTCCTCCCCGACCGGAGACGTCCGGACCGGGACCGACCGGGCCGGTGACGTCCGGACCGGCCCACCGGGGTGGCACGTCGATCCCTGGCAGCGCCACGGCCTCCGGTTCTTCGACGGGCGGTTGTGGACCGAGCACGTGGCCGACGGCGGGGTGGCCAGCGTCGACTCCTCGCCGGTGGCCCGCCTGGAGCGGTCTCGGCCGGCCCCGGAGCGGGCCGCCCCCCCCGCCGACCCGGTGGGGGCCCGCGTCCTGCACGACGCCGAGGGGCAGCCCGCCGGCCGGGTGGGGACCGACGGGGGGCCGGGGGGCGAGCTCGGGCCCCTGGTGCTGGTGACCCCGCCCGACGCCACCGGGACCCGCCTGCTCCGCAGCCCCGACGGCCGGCCCGCCGGGCGCATCGAACCCGGCCGCCCCCGCGGCCTCCACCGGCTCGGCCGCCTGCTGGTGACGACTCCGTCGTCGGTCGTCACCCTGCTGGTGGTCCGCGACGCCGCCGGCGACGAGGTGGTGCGCCTGTCCCGCCCCCGGCGCCGCACCGCCCCGGTGGTGGACGTCACCGGCCCGTCGGGGCCCCTCGGGACCATCACCGCCGACCGGGTGGTGCGCGAGCTGGAGGCCCGGGTGGCCACCGCCGACGGCCGGCCGCACGGGGTCCTGACCGAGGCCCCGGGCGTGGCCGGGGCCCTGGCCCTCACCGACGCCGACGCCGACGGGACCCTGCGGGGGCGGCTCACCCCGGTGTGGGACGTGCCGGGGGAACGCCACCACCTGCCCCCCGGCGTCCTGCTGGCCGATCGCCGGCCCCGGCCCGGCGAGCCCTGGGACGAGGCGACCGCCGCCCTCGTCCTCGGGGCGCTGCTGGCCCCGGCGCTGCTCCGGCCGCCGCCCCCGCCCGAGGGGTCGGGTCAGGGGCGGGGATCGACGAAGCGGGCGCCGGTGACGGCGCCGTCGGTGACGTCCAGCTCGTAGTAGGTGCCCTTGGGGACGCCGTGGCTGGTGTCGACCGCCACCCCGTCGTCGGCCAGGGCCCGGAGGACGGCGGGGATGACGTCGCCGTGGCTGGAGAGGGCGGCGCGGGCGCCGTCGGCGGCCAGCTGCCGGATGAGCGTGGTGGCGGCCCCCGCCGTGGCCCCCTCGGTGATCGCCGGGTGGACCTCCACGTCCAGGTCCCGCTGGTGGGCCAGGGGGGCCACCGTCTGCTGGCAGCGCACCGCGGCGCTGGAGAGCACCCGGTCGAGCCGGGTCCCGGCCACGTGGGCGGCCAGGGCGTCGGCCTGGTGGCGGCCCTTGTCCGACAGGGGGCGCTCGGAGTCGCGCTGGTCCCAGGCGGAGCGGGCCCCGGCGTGGGCGTGGCGGACGAGGAGGATCGTCACGGTCGGGAACGTAGCGGTCGGCGCTCGCCCCGGTCGACGCCGCGGCCGCCGGCGAGTCAGGCTGCGGTCAGGTGGGCCGGCGCAGGGCCCGCAGCCCGGCCAGGACCTCGGGGAGGGCGGCCAGCAGGGCGTCGACGTCGGCCTCGGTGCTCGACCACCCCACCGAGACCCGCAG
Proteins encoded:
- the thrC gene encoding threonine synthase, yielding MRYVSTRGSCPPVGFDGALVGGLAPDGGLYVPEEWPEIDVHPSAERYTDVAVEVLAPYVAPAMGRDELRPLVEEAYATFGHPEVCPVRPLGGDLHLLELFWGPTLAFKDVALQLVGRLFDRELARRDERATILVATSGDTGSAAIEACRGRDRLDIVVLHPAGRVSEVQRRQMTTVDEPNVRNVAVDGTFDDCQDLVKAAFADTALRAELQLAAMNSINWGRVMAQVVYYVTSAAAVAPEGPVSFSVPTGNFGNVLAGWVAAQGGLDVDRFVIGSNRNDILARWIDSGVMEMEGVEPSLSPSMDIQVSSNVERYLWELYGRNGAVVAEAMSTLRATGRIDVGEARMARVRSAFSGVRVDDEATLAEIRRVHDETGELVDPHTAVAIAAARAVPSPAGTPRICLATAHAAKFPDAVEAATGIRPLLPPHLADLLEQDERVDHLANDSAALADYLRATAR
- a CDS encoding DUF2510 domain-containing protein, encoding MTAASSPTGDVRTGTDRAGDVRTGPPGWHVDPWQRHGLRFFDGRLWTEHVADGGVASVDSSPVARLERSRPAPERAAPPADPVGARVLHDAEGQPAGRVGTDGGPGGELGPLVLVTPPDATGTRLLRSPDGRPAGRIEPGRPRGLHRLGRLLVTTPSSVVTLLVVRDAAGDEVVRLSRPRRRTAPVVDVTGPSGPLGTITADRVVRELEARVATADGRPHGVLTEAPGVAGALALTDADADGTLRGRLTPVWDVPGERHHLPPGVLLADRRPRPGEPWDEATAALVLGALLAPALLRPPPPPEGSGQGRGSTKRAPVTAPSVTSSS
- a CDS encoding homoserine dehydrogenase encodes the protein MVPPAAPDDDPVVPAEAPRVRVGLLGCGNVGAALVGLVTGRQDTIAARSGVVLDITRVAVRSLTRDRGVAVPEGVLTRDAAAVAVDPEVDVVVEVIGGIEPARELILSALAAGKPVVTANKELLANHGAELAAAADAAEVDLLFEASVAGGIPIIRPLRESLAGEDVTRVMGIVNGTTNFILTRMTEDGTGYAEALAEAQSLGYAERDPTADVEGYDAGAKAAIIASLAFGARVVAGDVYHEGISGVSAADIASASRLGHVIKLLAVCERVAGDDGPEVAVRVHPAMLPVQHPLAGVRDSFNAVFVEGAAVGDLMFYGRGAGGDPTASAVLGDLIDAAVNLRKGTHATLGSTERARIRPIDEQRSPFYLSIDVEDRPGVLRALAEVFEAHRVSIRSLEQEGIGDAARILLITHVAREADLQATVVALRGLDVVRRVGSVVRVVGDDGDDAAGAGPANGA
- a CDS encoding phosphoglycerate mutase family protein, with product MTILLVRHAHAGARSAWDQRDSERPLSDKGRHQADALAAHVAGTRLDRVLSSAAVRCQQTVAPLAHQRDLDVEVHPAITEGATAGAATTLIRQLAADGARAALSSHGDVIPAVLRALADDGVAVDTSHGVPKGTYYELDVTDGAVTGARFVDPRP